In Isoptericola jiangsuensis, the following proteins share a genomic window:
- the alaS gene encoding alanine--tRNA ligase, whose amino-acid sequence MRTADIRQRWLDYFASKDHQVVPSVSLVSPDPSILFTIAGMVPFIPYILGTEPAPWPRVASVQKCIRTNDIENVGRTTRHGTFFQMNGNFSFGDYFKAGAIDFAWELLTSEQDKGGYGLDGDRLWVTLWNEDHESYDALTKTIGLDPKHIVRLPREENFWDTGQPGPAGPCAEWHYDRGPAYGPEAEGGTVDPGGDRYLEIWNLVFDQFVRGEGQGKNYPLLGELDQKAIDTGAGLERIAYLLQGKENLYEIDEVYPVISTVEELTGRRYGADPEDDVRMRVIADHVRSALMVIGDGVRPANEGRGYVLRRLIRRAVRAVRLLGVEDEALPLLLPVSKDAMKASYPELEASFDTISQVAYGEEDAFRRTLTAGTTILDTAVQRVKASADGGTAVLGGAEAFQLHDTYGFPIDLTLEMAAEQGVQVDEKAFRDLMAEQKRRARADALAKKTGHADLRAYEHLQKELTTPVEFLGYGDTRAAVHVVGLLVDGTPAPVVSAPADVEVVLDRTPFYAEAGGQLADQGTIVLDGGATIEVDDVQRPIAGLTVHRGRLTDGTVAVGDPGTAAIDTSRRVAISRAHSATHMIHKALHELVGEDRTQAGSENAPSRIRFDFRSPAAVPASALSEIEERVNTRLTENLEVTDATMNIARARELGAMALFGEKYGENVRVVSIGGDWSRELCGGTHVKATGELGRVALLGESSIGSGVRRVDALVGDGAYGFHAKEHALVGQLTGLLNTRPDELADRVGSLLARLKDTEKELATLRQGQLLAVAATLATEAPRVGDVRVVTHDAGEVGSADDLRTLVLDVRGRLGESDPAVVAVAGASNGRPLVVVATNSGARDAGLRAGDFVKAAAATLGGGGGGKPDLAQGGGSDVSAVPAALEGVTAQVKAAVGA is encoded by the coding sequence ATGCGCACCGCCGACATCCGCCAGCGTTGGCTCGACTACTTCGCCTCGAAGGACCACCAGGTGGTCCCGAGCGTCTCCCTGGTCTCCCCGGACCCGTCGATCCTCTTCACGATCGCCGGCATGGTGCCCTTCATCCCGTACATCCTCGGGACGGAGCCGGCGCCGTGGCCGCGCGTGGCGAGCGTGCAGAAGTGCATCCGCACCAACGACATCGAGAACGTGGGCCGCACCACGCGGCACGGCACGTTCTTCCAGATGAACGGCAACTTCTCGTTCGGCGACTACTTCAAGGCCGGCGCGATCGACTTCGCCTGGGAGCTGCTGACCTCGGAGCAGGACAAGGGCGGCTACGGCCTCGACGGCGACCGCCTCTGGGTCACCCTGTGGAACGAGGACCACGAGTCCTACGACGCGCTGACGAAGACCATCGGCCTGGACCCGAAGCACATCGTGCGCCTGCCGCGCGAGGAGAACTTCTGGGACACGGGCCAGCCGGGCCCCGCCGGCCCCTGCGCGGAGTGGCACTACGACCGCGGCCCCGCCTACGGGCCGGAGGCAGAGGGCGGCACGGTCGACCCGGGCGGCGACCGCTACCTGGAGATCTGGAACCTCGTGTTCGACCAGTTCGTGCGCGGCGAGGGCCAGGGCAAGAACTACCCCCTGCTCGGCGAGCTCGACCAGAAGGCCATCGACACCGGTGCCGGCCTGGAGCGCATCGCGTACCTGCTGCAGGGCAAGGAGAACCTCTACGAGATCGACGAGGTCTACCCCGTCATCTCCACCGTCGAGGAGCTCACGGGCCGCCGCTACGGCGCGGACCCCGAGGACGACGTGCGCATGCGCGTCATCGCCGACCACGTGCGCTCGGCCCTCATGGTCATCGGTGACGGCGTCCGCCCGGCGAACGAGGGCCGCGGCTACGTGCTGCGCCGCCTCATCCGCCGCGCGGTCCGCGCCGTGCGGCTGCTGGGCGTCGAGGACGAGGCGCTGCCCCTGCTGCTGCCCGTGTCGAAGGACGCCATGAAGGCGTCGTACCCGGAGCTCGAGGCGAGCTTCGACACGATCAGCCAGGTCGCCTACGGCGAGGAGGACGCGTTCCGCCGCACCCTGACCGCCGGCACGACGATCCTCGACACCGCCGTGCAGCGGGTCAAGGCGTCCGCCGACGGCGGCACCGCCGTGCTGGGCGGCGCGGAGGCGTTCCAGCTCCACGACACCTACGGCTTCCCCATCGACCTCACGCTCGAGATGGCGGCCGAGCAGGGCGTCCAGGTGGACGAGAAGGCGTTCCGCGACCTCATGGCGGAGCAGAAGCGTCGCGCCCGCGCCGACGCGCTCGCCAAGAAGACCGGCCACGCCGACCTGCGCGCCTACGAGCACCTCCAGAAGGAGCTGACGACGCCCGTCGAGTTCCTCGGCTACGGCGACACCCGGGCCGCGGTGCACGTCGTCGGCCTCCTCGTCGACGGCACCCCCGCACCGGTGGTCTCGGCCCCCGCGGACGTCGAGGTCGTGCTCGACCGGACGCCGTTCTACGCGGAGGCGGGCGGCCAGCTCGCGGACCAGGGCACGATCGTGCTCGACGGCGGCGCCACGATCGAGGTGGACGACGTCCAGCGCCCGATCGCGGGCCTCACCGTCCACCGGGGTCGCCTGACGGACGGCACGGTCGCGGTCGGCGACCCCGGCACGGCCGCCATCGACACGAGCCGCCGTGTGGCGATCAGCCGCGCGCACTCCGCGACGCACATGATCCACAAGGCGCTGCACGAGCTCGTCGGCGAGGACCGCACGCAGGCCGGCTCGGAGAACGCCCCGAGCCGCATCCGGTTCGACTTCCGCTCCCCGGCGGCGGTGCCGGCCTCCGCGCTGAGCGAGATCGAGGAGCGCGTCAACACGCGCCTGACCGAGAACCTCGAGGTCACCGACGCGACGATGAACATCGCCAGGGCCCGCGAGCTGGGTGCCATGGCGCTGTTCGGCGAGAAGTACGGCGAGAACGTCCGCGTCGTGTCGATCGGCGGCGACTGGTCGCGCGAGCTCTGCGGCGGCACGCACGTCAAGGCCACCGGCGAGCTCGGCCGCGTCGCGCTGCTGGGCGAGTCGTCCATCGGCTCCGGCGTGCGACGGGTCGACGCGCTCGTCGGTGACGGCGCGTACGGCTTCCACGCGAAGGAGCACGCCCTGGTGGGCCAGCTCACGGGCCTGCTCAACACGCGACCCGACGAGCTCGCCGACCGCGTCGGCTCGCTCCTGGCGCGCCTGAAGGACACCGAGAAGGAGCTCGCGACCCTGCGCCAGGGCCAGCTGCTCGCGGTCGCCGCGACGCTCGCGACGGAGGCGCCGCGCGTGGGCGACGTCCGCGTCGTCACGCACGACGCCGGCGAGGTCGGCTCCGCCGACGACCTGCGCACCCTCGTGCTCGACGTGCGCGGCCGACTCGGCGAGTCCGACCCGGCCGTCGTCGCGGTCGCGGGCGCGTCCAACGGGCGTCCCCTGGTCGTCGTCGCGACGAACTCCGGCGCGCGCGACGCGGGCCTGCGCGCGGGCGACTTCGTCAAGGCCGCGGCCGCGACCCTCGGCGGCGGTGGCGGCGGCAAGCCGGACCTGGCCCAGGGCGGCGGCTCGGACGTCTCCGCCGTGCCTGCCGCGCTCGAGGGCGTGACGGCGCAGGTGAAGGCGGCCGTGGGTGCCTGA
- a CDS encoding DUF948 domain-containing protein — MSVGDVAGLVAAIAFVLLVGFLAVPLIKLGRALDETSRSIRELTEHSVPILDEAATTVASTNEQLVKVDAITTSAAQVSENVSALAGLYASTLGRPLVKVASFSYGVREGFAKAWRSASAKDAR; from the coding sequence ATGTCCGTTGGCGACGTGGCCGGTCTGGTGGCCGCCATCGCGTTCGTCCTGCTCGTCGGCTTCCTGGCCGTCCCGCTGATCAAGCTGGGTCGAGCCCTCGACGAGACCTCCCGGTCGATCCGCGAGCTCACCGAGCACTCCGTGCCGATCCTCGACGAGGCCGCCACCACCGTCGCCTCGACGAACGAGCAGCTCGTGAAGGTCGACGCCATCACGACCTCGGCGGCGCAGGTCAGCGAGAACGTGTCCGCCCTCGCCGGGCTGTACGCCTCCACGCTGGGGCGTCCGCTGGTCAAGGTCGCCTCGTTCTCCTACGGCGTCCGTGAGGGCTTCGCGAAGGCGTGGCGCTCGGCGTCGGCGAAGGACGCGCGGTGA